gccctgccaccactgtgcttggctgagttcacaaatctgttgtaacctgtagcttccctgtcacttctctggctctcctctcctgctaagcTTTGTTTCCTGTTGAACAATATGGAATAAAGTTGTTAATCTAAACATATTAAGACTCAAAGCTACAATCCAATAGCAAGTTTTGTTTCCCACAAATTTTGCTGATCTGAATATTaacttaatatccaaaattttaCTGCAATTATAATGTTAACTATGTTGCACTGCTCAGCTACATTAGGGTTACTGGGTTTCAttatcatttacaaaaattaacttaaaacataaaaaggtGTTTACTTACCTGGCAGTAATTAAAACCTTCTGCCACTGCCatagctactgctgctgctggaaccacCATAGCCACCTAAAAATACAATTTGTTCCTTTGACGCTTTGGAAGTGCCAACAGTAAGACTTTCTATACAGGGGGGGCAATCAAAGTTCAAATTTTCTAGAGTTTGAGCTCACATGACTTTCCCAATTCGATTGCAAATTACCCCATCACTTAAATTTCCTAAAAGCTTTAAATCGTCAGCGTTTCACTATCTATACAGACATTACCTAAAAATTAACGTATTTTTTACTGGAACTAGCTAGAGACACCTAGCATTCCAACAATGCATATATACAATACCTTGGTTTCGTGGTTTGGCAAAGTATTGGCCTCCACCACCATAGGGgccagagcttctgcctccaaaatttcctcctttcatgggtccaaaatttgaggattgattgttgtaattgccaaaatcatTATAGCTTCCGCCACCTCCAAAGTTGCTTCCTAAGAATGGAAAGAGGACCTTTATCTGTTACTCGAAGATGGTAGTTCTGAATTTTATTTAGTgctcagagcaaaaaaaaaaaaaaaaaaaagctgcatgtTCTGCTTGCCTTCCTCCCAAACTGTGGTAGCTCTGAAGTTTGATTAACTATTTCATCCTTTTCTGGGCAAGGCACTGAGATGAATAACCCAGTACTTTAAAAAGGTTTATCCAATGCACCGTGGCATAACAACATATTGTCTAGCCTTGAAAGCCACTACCCAACCAAGGCACTGCAAACACATGCTGGATATATCCACTACGTGCCTAAAATCCAAAGGAGTTAAGATACAAAATCCTGCTGGAAACTAATCTAATTCTGATTAAAGACACCGCTATCCACTTATCCATCTATCTAATTTGGGAGTGAGGCGGCCCCAGCTTAAAGCTAGGAGGAGGTAGCATTAGCAAgcccattaaaaaagaataccatGCATTGTACCACATAATGCTTTTAAGAGCATCAAATCCCCTTACGGGCATAAACTCTAAAGGACTAATCTAGCTGTTGCACCGAGTACTTGGATCACTGGATACCTACCACTACCACCGCCATAGCCGCCTCCGCCTCCTCCGTTGTTATAGCTGTCATAGCTGCCACTCCCGCCATAGCCACTGCCCTGGTTTCCATAACCCTGTCCACCACTTCCAtagcctctgcttcctccagaGTAACCAGGGCCGCCTCCTCCATAACCACCTACAAGAATACAATTCTTCTCAATAAGACAAAAGTATTCAACAATCAAAACCTGTGCAAGTGTAATGCCTAAAAGCCTGCACACAGCATGCTGTTATCAGAGCTGAGCTTGTCATGCACTAGTTTACTAACCTAGTCTAAAGGTTGCCAAAAGAAATTTCACCTATGAACTCCTTCAACTTACCATCATTACCAAATCCGTTAtagccatccccactgccaccatatCCACCACCACCTCGACTGCCACCAAAGCCACCTGGAAGAGAGAATTTTATACCACTTTTTGAAGTATATAGATTATACATTGTTTTTACCCTTCTAAacctaaatcttttaaaaattcctgcattacaaaaattgtttttatactcAAGATTTAACCTGGTTAGTGAGAAAGTCAAAACTACATTTGGATAAAATTTAACTCTGGAAATGTTGGCCAGTAGCTGCATCTACTACAGGTTGCAAAGAGGATAAATCATATGGGGATAATCAAACTACAAGCCTACTATTCTTAGTGGTAGGCTATAACCACACATACCTCGACCACTGAAGTTCCCTCCACGACCAAAgttgtcattcccaccaaaaccacctccacgaccaccaccaaagtttccagaaccacttcGACCTTAAAAGATaagttttaaatgttaaatcatACAGATTGAAATTGCTTAGCTATCTATACTGATTAATCAAATAAACCCACCTCTTTGGCTGGATGAAGCACTAGCCATCTCTTGCTTAGATAGGGCTTTCCTTACTTCACAGTTGTGGCCATTCACAGTATGGTATTTTTGAACTAAAAAATTATCAAGAGAACACCATCTCAGAGTTTAGAATGTAACACGGACTTCAGAGCCCTTCGCAAAGAGCATGCCCCTGATACTTACTGACAATCTTGTCTACAGAGTCATGGTcatcaaatgttacaaaagcaaaacctctcTTTTTGCCACTGCCCCGGTCAGTCATGATCTCGatcacttcaattttcccatactgttcaaaataatctcttagatgatgttcttcagtgtcttctttaatgccaccaacaaaaatctttttcacagttaAGTGGGCACCAGGTCTTTGAGAATCCTAATATTTGAAAAAACCCAATTAAGTTACTTACATCAGCAAAGGCATCCCTGATAAAGATCATTAAAGTGTGTTAAGACCACAAAATTGAAGTCCACCTAGTGGCACAGTTCTAAATcgtcagagaaaggaaaaattactCACTTCTCTTGAGACAGCCCTCTTTGGTTCCACAACTCTCCCATCCACCTTGTGTGGTCTTGCGTTCATGGCTGCATCCACCTCCTCCACAGTGGCATACGTGACAAAGCCAAAGCCTCTGGAGCGCTTGGTGTTTGGATCTCTCATTACCTGgaatgttaactcatttaatacatAGTAAAACCCCAGAACTTATTATTTCTACCTTGAGTAAGGTTAATGAAAGTCTTTGTATCAGCCTTTCAGTTTCCCACTACCCATCTAATGTAAATTTAACTAGGACCTTCTAATTAGGTAAAGCTACTTTCCCTTGTCGAATTATTTTCAACTATAATCCTGTTAATCTTCATAAGCACAGTAATTACAACAAAACAATCCAAGTAAATGAACTAGTTCTACTGGCCTTTTGTCTCTTCCAAGTCTTACCACACAGTCCGTAAGTGTTCCCCATTGCTCAAAATGGCTCCTCAGACTCTCATCGGTTGTTTCAAAGCTCAAACCTCCGATGAAGAGCTTCCGCAGCTGTTCAGGCTCTTTGGGAGACTAGGAACAGGAGAAAAAACTCGTTACGTGGGGGCTATAACGCCAAACACCTTTCAGTTAGGAAAAGCAAAACCAGACAACTATGTTACATAGCCCTTATTGTTCCTTCGGGTCACAGCAAGCCACGTGCTTCTTCCCATTAGGAGAGATGCTATGTTGGGGGCTGGGAAGCCACGAGCGCATGCGTCCCTACTCTCCCTCCGACGCACGCGCAACAAAAGGACTGGGCTGGAAGGATACATAAACAGCAGGGAACTGGAACTGTTCTTTAAGAACTCGCCCCCTGAGACAAAGTAAAACGAAACCAATCAAATGTGCCTAACTGTTTTGCCAGGAGGGGAAAGCCCGGCGTGATAACCAAGTGTTGCAGGACGGCGGCCTCATGGCGACGACGAGGACAAAATGGCGACCTGAACTTTGGGAGGGGTAGGCCCTGGCAGCAACCGAAGAACTGCCGAATGAGCTGGAGCAAGGAACCGAACCAGGCCGCATCCTACCGAACTCAGGAAGGAACgagggaaaaaaattagattgGAGACAGCTTGTTACTCACCTCTGACTTAGACATGACGGCGGTGGGAGGGGAGACTTTAACGATGCTTACTCGGCGGCGTCCACGGGCAAAAAGGAGTAGTCTAACGAACGTATCTGCCAGCCTACCTTCGGCCTCGCTTTTTTATCCCGCCTCCTCGCTTTAGGCATTGGTAGACTCCGCCCCTGAGTATCTCTGATTGGATATTTGCAATAGCTTCTCCCTGCTATTGGTCTGTAGTCCCGCATTGCTGTATAACGTCATCCGTTTGGGCGTTCTACGTAGTCTCCACCCCTTAGGGGCCATTGGTTCCCGGGTAATATTACCCTTAACTAGTGTGATTGGCTCGCCAAGCAATCATTCATATTTGAATGTACCTAaggtatttaaataaatttttaatccttCACGCCTGGAAATTACGTTCAACCCACTTGGCAAAGTACGGTTAATACTATGTCTTAGGAAAGAAGTTAgcgggtgacttttttttttttttttttgcaacgaCCGCCTGCTGAGCGCATGTGTAGTAAAATGGCGAGTTTACGCAGGCGCATTAAGAAGCTCCGCTTGGCGCTTGGAGCACGTGAAATGGCGGGCGGGAGACGGCGGCGAATCTACAGCGCCTGCGTAATGGCGGGAGTTGTGCCCCGTTTTGCGCAGGCGTAATGGGCGGAGAAAGGGTCCAGTCCCAGGATTGGTCGCGCAGGCGCAGGGAAGGATCCGTTTTGGCGGGCGGTTGGCGTTGCGCAGAAGGCGGCGGCGGTGGTGTCTTGTGGTCTGGCCTCACCACAGAGGAACAGGGAAGACATTAGCGTGAGTGATCGGTCTCGATTCCGGGTAAGTGGCGGATAGAATTGCCTACCCATATGAGGTCTTGAACTGACTCCAATTGGGCCCGTTATTGTGTGAAATGAATGGACCGCGGGGTGGGGGCTAGTGAAGGGGGAGCGGTGCGTTCGGCCAACCAATGGAAGAACATGGGCGGGATGTTTTATTCCCGTAAGTTCTATGGAGCTTTGCTGCCGGAGAGTTTGACTGGCTTGTGTATGGGCCAATTGGGTCTGCCTTTAGCTGGCGACTGATCGGTCCTTGGGCCATCGGAATGTGGGAGGCGGGTTTTCTGCTCCTGAGCAGCGTCTCCCTGAGCCAATGAGCACGGAGCGCGCGGTAGGTTGGGCTCCTCCAAGAGGCAGCGGGTTGACTTCCAATGGGGAATGCAGGAGTCGGGCGGTTAAATGGATGGACCAAATTTGGAGCCAGTAGGCGCATTGCCTACGGAAAGCGCTCGGGCAGGTCGTCCAGTCAGCGGTCCAGAAGAGGAAGGTCTAAAATTTCGGGTAGTGAAGAGGATTCAATGCGTGTGATGGCGCGGCGGGTGCATATTTTATCCACAATGACTTCTCTAACGAAGCCTTTAGGCCTCCATCCCACATACCATTCTGGTAGGGAAACTATAAGTTTGCTCCTGTATTGCTTCGAATTTGGCATTTTCACCGCCACATCGTTAGTTCTCACCACTCAGCACTTTATAGGTTTTGAGAGGAGCAGGGTAGGTCTTTGGAAACTCACTTCTTTAGGACGACTGACTTGCAATGTTAGAACAAATAGGATAAATCTCTACTGTCGTGGAAAGGCGCCTGAGAAAAATCTACATAATGATGCATGTTTCTACGGACAAATGGATACTTGTAAATCCATTTACAAAGTTTTGGAAGGCTACATAATATAAAGTGTTATCTCTAGGGATAGATTGAGATCTAGGCAGGTTGGATCTCTAATGTTTAAGTCTTTTCAGGGATCATAATTTGTGGTTAAATAAAGGTGAAAAAGTCAGTTTTTGTGTTTCCAGTCATAATCACTTGCTTCTTACCTCCTCTTTTATCCTTACACCTCGAGAGAGTGCTGTGTTTTCCTTAAGAACTAAGGTGATCCTCAGGATAAGAATACAaattatagggtgcctgggtggctcagttggtta
The sequence above is drawn from the Neomonachus schauinslandi chromosome 5, ASM220157v2, whole genome shotgun sequence genome and encodes:
- the HNRNPA1 gene encoding heterogeneous nuclear ribonucleoprotein A1 isoform X2; this encodes MSKSESPKEPEQLRKLFIGGLSFETTDESLRSHFEQWGTLTDCVVMRDPNTKRSRGFGFVTYATVEEVDAAMNARPHKVDGRVVEPKRAVSREDSQRPGAHLTVKKIFVGGIKEDTEEHHLRDYFEQYGKIEVIEIMTDRGSGKKRGFAFVTFDDHDSVDKIVIQKYHTVNGHNCEVRKALSKQEMASASSSQRGRSGSGNFGGGRGGGFGGNDNFGRGGNFSGRGGFGGSRGGGGYGGSGDGYNGFGNDGSNFGGGGSYNDFGNYNNQSSNFGPMKGGNFGGRSSGPYGGGGQYFAKPRNQGGYGGSSSSSSYGSGRRF
- the HNRNPA1 gene encoding heterogeneous nuclear ribonucleoprotein A1 isoform X1; the protein is MSKSESPKEPEQLRKLFIGGLSFETTDESLRSHFEQWGTLTDCVVMRDPNTKRSRGFGFVTYATVEEVDAAMNARPHKVDGRVVEPKRAVSREDSQRPGAHLTVKKIFVGGIKEDTEEHHLRDYFEQYGKIEVIEIMTDRGSGKKRGFAFVTFDDHDSVDKIVIQKYHTVNGHNCEVRKALSKQEMASASSSQRGRSGSGNFGGGRGGGFGGNDNFGRGGNFSGRGGFGGSRGGGGYGGSGDGYNGFGNDGGYGGGGPGYSGGSRGYGSGGQGYGNQGSGYGGSGSYDSYNNGGGGGGYGGGSGSNFGGGGSYNDFGNYNNQSSNFGPMKGGNFGGRSSGPYGGGGQYFAKPRNQGGYGGSSSSSSYGSGRRF